In a genomic window of Ignavibacteria bacterium:
- the corA gene encoding magnesium/cobalt transporter CorA has translation MIDIHLYRNDATTVISPDQLLAHSESLLQEDEMIWVDLSNPTPEEEQLVLQSWFPVHELVISDIRHALSSEDDQDFHHPKVDDLGTYLYVIMHALIAPDINTTDAANYLRLTTEAQLNIIISERVLITHHAGKIDGIKVLQSSCGRNTHIMKRGPDYLLHLLLDDLVDDYMPLVSVFEDRVQELEHLVFKSPGNLTLMRILETKRLLQKVRRDVVYQREIVNRLARGEFALISPAESVYYRNVYDHLVRIADQVDTSRELAMSIMEAYFSVSSARLNQVMKVLTVISTIFLPITFITSLYGMNFEFMPELHTAWGYPAVIALIITIATTMYVIFRKRGWID, from the coding sequence ATGATCGACATCCATCTGTATCGCAACGATGCGACCACGGTGATATCGCCCGACCAGCTTCTGGCGCACTCGGAGTCGTTGCTCCAAGAAGACGAAATGATCTGGGTAGACCTCTCAAATCCCACTCCCGAAGAAGAACAGCTCGTTCTTCAAAGCTGGTTTCCGGTTCACGAACTCGTGATCTCAGACATTCGCCATGCTCTGAGCTCTGAAGATGATCAGGACTTTCACCATCCGAAGGTGGATGACCTAGGTACCTACCTATACGTCATCATGCATGCCCTGATCGCCCCCGATATCAACACAACTGATGCGGCGAACTATCTACGGCTGACAACCGAAGCACAACTGAACATCATCATCAGCGAACGTGTCCTGATCACACATCATGCAGGGAAAATCGATGGCATCAAGGTGCTGCAGTCGTCATGTGGGCGCAACACCCACATCATGAAACGTGGTCCAGACTATCTGCTTCACCTTCTGCTCGACGATCTTGTGGACGATTATATGCCGCTGGTCTCCGTGTTTGAGGATCGTGTACAAGAGCTGGAGCATCTCGTCTTCAAGTCGCCGGGCAACCTTACCTTGATGCGCATTCTCGAGACAAAGCGGCTGCTCCAAAAAGTTCGCAGGGACGTGGTCTATCAACGCGAGATCGTCAACAGACTTGCTCGTGGCGAGTTTGCCCTGATCTCACCGGCCGAATCCGTCTATTACCGGAACGTCTATGACCACCTTGTTCGCATCGCAGACCAGGTCGACACGAGTCGGGAACTCGCGATGTCGATCATGGAGGCCTACTTCTCTGTGAGCTCAGCACGACTCAATCAAGTGATGAAGGTATTGACGGTCATCAGTACGATCTTTCTTCCGATCACGTTCATCACAAGCCTCTATGGCATGAACTTCGAGTTCATGCCGGAGCTCCATACAGCATGGGGCTACCCTGCAGTGATCGCACTCATCATTACGATCGCCACAACGATGTACGTCATCTTTCGCAAGAGAGGTTGGATTGATTAG
- a CDS encoding N-acetylmuramoyl-L-alanine amidase, with the protein MISLTLRWVVALAVCCASPFPSSNAAQKEATVITMIRASVGPDSSNVRIRAARTITSFQRPERTSDGFILRLPATTMEPGAVDSSASATPLKCTAERIRDILVLRFRCAPTDTMTIRRDGQRDLVCTIRPLSDVKEDTQTPNNGQGKWSLDVIVIDAGHGGQDAGAEGVNGVYEKTVTLAIARKLRDRLREILPKTKVVMTRDSDVFIELYKRTQIANESGGKLFVSIHCNSMPTKPHPAHGCETYILRPGRNNDAARVASLENASVKFERSTQRYSGMTEDQIIIATMAQRSFVRLSESFASAIQKEVKKETPLADRGMSQAGFFVLVGASMPNVLVETGFLSNTTDAEYLASSKGQSALAQSLANAIRTYSASYERSLHH; encoded by the coding sequence TTGATTAGTCTGACCTTGCGTTGGGTGGTTGCCCTTGCAGTTTGTTGCGCGTCTCCGTTCCCTTCTTCGAACGCTGCGCAGAAGGAGGCCACTGTGATCACGATGATCCGCGCTTCCGTTGGACCCGACAGCTCGAACGTGCGCATTCGTGCAGCCCGCACGATCACATCGTTTCAGAGACCGGAGCGTACGTCAGATGGCTTTATTCTGCGGCTGCCGGCAACGACCATGGAGCCAGGCGCGGTGGACAGTAGCGCGTCCGCTACTCCTTTGAAGTGCACGGCAGAACGTATTCGCGACATTCTTGTCCTGCGTTTTCGATGCGCACCTACGGACACCATGACCATTCGCCGCGATGGTCAACGCGATCTTGTTTGCACCATACGCCCCCTTTCAGACGTGAAAGAGGATACTCAGACTCCGAATAATGGTCAAGGCAAGTGGTCACTGGATGTGATCGTCATCGATGCCGGCCATGGAGGCCAGGATGCTGGCGCAGAGGGTGTGAATGGCGTCTACGAGAAGACCGTGACACTTGCTATCGCACGCAAACTCCGCGATCGGCTTCGAGAGATCCTTCCGAAGACAAAGGTGGTCATGACCCGCGATTCCGATGTGTTCATCGAACTGTACAAACGCACCCAAATCGCTAATGAGTCAGGGGGCAAGTTGTTTGTGAGCATTCACTGCAACAGCATGCCAACGAAACCACACCCAGCCCATGGCTGCGAGACGTACATCCTGCGTCCGGGCAGGAACAACGACGCTGCTCGAGTTGCTTCGCTCGAAAATGCGTCCGTGAAGTTCGAACGGTCCACACAGCGCTATTCCGGCATGACTGAGGATCAGATCATCATCGCAACGATGGCTCAACGCAGCTTTGTTCGTCTAAGCGAGTCCTTTGCCTCTGCGATACAAAAGGAAGTAAAGAAAGAAACACCGTTGGCCGATCGCGGGATGAGTCAAGCTGGTTTCTTCGTCCTGGTAGGAGCCTCTATGCCTAACGTCCTGGTTGAAACAGGCTTTCTTTCAAACACCACCGATGCCGAATATCTAGCCTCATCCAAAGGTCAATCTGCACTTGCTCAATCCCTCGCAAACGCGATTCGAACCTATTCTGCGTCTTATGAGCGTTCGTTACACCACTAG
- a CDS encoding ABC transporter ATP-binding protein: protein MPEPSDYTARSLATKIFPFVRPFWKLILFSTLANLLFSAANALVLAIVEPVFRTLFGGTSPVASATPAVASGLKAKFDEVVSSILVAPDYYDSIQNISLVIFGLFVVRGLTKYIGNIVSTRLEEGIMKRIRDTLFVHITSQSMDFFSRRKTGDVISLLTNDVGVLNHATVNSVTTLWREATTLVIYLVLLLMISAKLMLISVGIALAGLLLIRSFTKMLRTYGSRMQAAQADYTSTLQETVLGIRVVKGMGVEPHVIKRFSDQTAGYVQRALRNTRVMGLIPVVNDTFGILALVSVFYVGGMERASGAITPSNLVTFLFLLFGLMQPISVIVNTIAQMQRGIAAGANVASVLDEEPLITSGSVDASPLTPEIHVRNVNFTYGAHQVLKDVSFTINKGETVALVGSSGSGKSTMLDLLLRFYDPQTGSIELNTTDIRKLDLKTYRHMFGVVSQETILFNDSVRNNISLGDADADDARVRQSASIAHAHEFISAMPEGYETIIGDRGMRLSGGQRQRVAIARALYREPQILLFDEATSALDTESERLVQDAIDDVLKDRTAVIVAHRLSTIVNADRIVVFDDGRIAEEGSHSELLAKGGVYARLHALQFASST from the coding sequence ATGCCTGAACCAAGCGACTATACTGCGCGCAGCCTTGCCACGAAGATCTTTCCCTTCGTTCGACCGTTCTGGAAGCTAATCCTCTTCTCTACGTTGGCCAACCTGCTGTTCTCAGCAGCCAATGCCCTTGTGCTAGCAATCGTGGAACCGGTGTTCCGCACGTTGTTCGGCGGCACGTCTCCGGTTGCCTCTGCGACTCCGGCAGTGGCTTCGGGTCTGAAGGCCAAGTTCGATGAAGTGGTCTCATCGATCCTTGTTGCGCCGGACTATTACGATTCGATCCAAAACATCAGCCTCGTGATCTTTGGACTCTTCGTTGTTCGGGGACTTACGAAGTACATCGGCAACATCGTTTCCACCCGACTCGAAGAAGGCATCATGAAGCGTATCAGAGATACGCTATTCGTGCACATCACCTCGCAGTCCATGGACTTCTTCTCACGTCGCAAGACCGGCGATGTGATCTCCCTCCTTACGAATGATGTTGGCGTTCTCAATCACGCCACGGTGAACTCTGTCACCACCCTCTGGCGCGAGGCAACGACACTCGTCATCTACCTTGTGCTCCTGTTGATGATCAGCGCGAAACTCATGCTGATCTCCGTTGGCATAGCTCTAGCCGGACTTCTCCTCATTCGATCATTCACCAAAATGCTTCGCACGTACGGCTCCAGAATGCAGGCCGCACAGGCAGACTACACCTCAACTCTTCAAGAAACTGTGCTTGGCATTCGTGTTGTGAAGGGCATGGGCGTAGAGCCTCATGTAATCAAACGCTTTTCAGATCAAACAGCCGGTTATGTTCAACGGGCACTTCGGAACACGCGCGTTATGGGTCTCATCCCGGTGGTGAACGACACCTTCGGCATTCTCGCACTCGTAAGTGTATTCTACGTTGGAGGCATGGAACGAGCGAGCGGAGCCATCACTCCCTCAAATCTGGTCACCTTCCTATTCTTGCTCTTTGGTCTGATGCAGCCGATCAGCGTGATCGTCAATACCATTGCACAGATGCAACGAGGGATCGCCGCCGGTGCCAATGTAGCCTCCGTGCTCGACGAAGAACCACTTATCACGTCAGGTTCGGTGGATGCTTCGCCCCTTACCCCGGAGATCCATGTACGCAATGTGAACTTCACGTATGGGGCTCACCAGGTCCTAAAGGATGTCTCCTTTACGATCAATAAGGGGGAGACGGTTGCGTTGGTGGGTTCGTCTGGAAGCGGAAAGTCGACAATGCTGGATCTGCTCCTGCGATTCTACGACCCACAAACCGGATCGATCGAACTCAACACAACGGATATCCGCAAGCTTGATCTGAAAACGTATCGACATATGTTCGGAGTGGTCTCCCAAGAGACAATTCTTTTCAATGATTCGGTGCGAAACAACATCAGTCTTGGCGATGCGGACGCGGATGATGCACGGGTTCGCCAGTCTGCATCGATCGCCCATGCACACGAATTCATCTCCGCTATGCCGGAAGGATATGAGACCATCATCGGAGACCGCGGTATGAGACTCTCCGGCGGTCAGCGTCAGCGCGTGGCCATTGCCCGTGCGTTGTATCGCGAGCCGCAGATCCTTCTCTTCGATGAGGCCACCTCCGCGCTGGATACAGAGTCAGAGCGCCTCGTTCAGGATGCCATCGATGATGTGCTCAAGGATCGGACAGCAGTGATCGTTGCTCACCGCCTGTCTACCATCGTTAATGCAGACCGAATCGTGGTGTTCGATGACGGACGTATCGCAGAAGAAGGATCACATTCTGAGTTGCTCGCAAAAGGCGGCGTGTATGCTCGTTTGCATGCTCTTCAATTCGCGTCTAGCACCTAA